The following are encoded in a window of Panicum virgatum strain AP13 chromosome 5N, P.virgatum_v5, whole genome shotgun sequence genomic DNA:
- the LOC120676145 gene encoding probable protein ABIL3 has translation MEAVAMSPSSVSSHIHDAASITDDMSLQEGLLFSDTLKDLRNLRSQLYSAAEYFEVFYRNNSHKSTVMTSLKDYTVEALVSTVDHLGFVSYKVDNLVSEKADEVNETEFLVSSVEQRVRICQQTMDQEGRSQQALLIKGPKYHRRYILPGMDLLESSIHPVSEPPRYNRQYTSRKMHKSQSSISTAGCRQATMRRARSPSPTPKDAYHRSQSLSPSRKARAKSPSPRIVNSNAKETRAGSPIPDSNPLARSSTVARKPPLNSKHLRQTSMQLHTDWDHHKEQEKSSSKGRGFLKSLLTRRRWRNDESLYSYLDEY, from the exons ATGGAGGCGGTCGCAATGTCGCCGTCATCTGTCTCCTCCCACATCCATGATGCCGCCTCCATCACCGACGACATGTCCTTGCAGGAAGGCCTCCTCTTCTCAGACACCCTCAAG GACCTGAGGAATCTGCGGTCACAGCTATACTCAGCAGCAGAATACTTTGAAGTATTTTACCGAAACAACTCACACAAATCTAC GGTGATGACGAGTTTGAAAGATTACACAGTAGAGGCCCTTGTTAGCACAGTGGACCATCTGGGTTTTGTGTCATACAAGGTGGATAATCTTGTCAGCGAAAAGGCTGATGAGGTTAATGAAACAGAATTTCTAGTGTCTTCAGTTGAACAG AGGGTACGAATTTGCCAACAGACGATGGACCAGGAAGGAAGATCTCAACAAGCTCTTCTCATCAAGGGGCCAAAGTACCACAGGCGTTACATATTACCAG GCATGGATCTACTGGAATCTTCCATACATCCAGTTTCAGAACCTCCACGGTACAACAGACAATATACAAGTCGCAAAATGCACAAGTCTCAATCTT CCATTTCTACTGCAGGATGTCGGCAGGCTACAATGAG GCGTGCTCGTTCACCATCTCCTACACCTAAGGATGCATATCACCGATCCCAGTCCTTGTCACCTTCTCGAAAAGCACGAGCTAAATCTCCATCTCCCCGAATCGTGAACTCAAATGCAAAAG AAACAAGGGCAGGCTCGCCAATACCAGATTCTAATCCTCTGGCACGGTCCTCTACAGTCGCAAGAAAACCACCCCTGAACTCAAAGCATTTG AGACAAACTTCAATGCAGTTACACACCGACTGGGACCACCACAAGGAACAGGAGAAAAGCTCGAGCAAAGGCAGGGGTTTCCTCAAGTCGTTGCTCACAAGGCGCCGGTGGAGGAACGATGAGTCATTGTACAGTTACTTGGATGAGTATTGA